In the genome of Patescibacteria group bacterium, one region contains:
- the dnaX gene encoding DNA polymerase III subunit gamma/tau — MTEEHVALYRKYRPHTFKDVVGQDHIVKVLEGSIEQGNISHAYLFSGTRGTGKTSIARIFAREIGTSTNDLYEIDAASNRGIDDIREIRDGVNTLPFESKYKVYIIDEVHMLTKEAFNALLKTLEEPPAHAVFILATTETDKLPETVVSRCQTFAFKKPSQKILKDVVLKVATKEGYTLDTASAELVALLGDGSFRDTHGILQKVISSSKDKEISREEVELVTGAPRTSLINDVVAAIDTKDASSGLKALRSAVDQNVDMAIFSKLVLHKLRSILLLKYSPDMDKMIEDEFSGEDFSWMKVLAAKKDTGITSKAVLEFLKAQDLARFSPISELPFELALISLSTA; from the coding sequence ATGACAGAAGAACATGTTGCACTTTATAGAAAATATCGACCACATACCTTCAAGGATGTTGTAGGACAGGATCATATTGTTAAAGTTTTAGAAGGATCAATTGAACAGGGAAATATTTCCCACGCATATTTATTTTCAGGGACTCGAGGTACCGGAAAGACATCTATTGCTCGAATTTTTGCCCGAGAGATTGGCACAAGTACCAATGATTTATATGAAATAGATGCTGCCTCAAATCGAGGTATTGATGATATCCGAGAGATTCGCGATGGAGTAAATACACTGCCCTTTGAATCAAAATACAAAGTCTATATTATCGACGAGGTACACATGCTTACCAAAGAAGCATTCAATGCGCTTCTAAAAACCCTTGAAGAACCTCCTGCACACGCTGTGTTTATTTTGGCAACGACAGAGACCGACAAACTTCCAGAAACTGTTGTCTCACGATGTCAGACGTTTGCTTTTAAAAAGCCTTCACAAAAGATTTTGAAAGATGTGGTGCTTAAGGTTGCCACAAAAGAAGGATACACTCTTGATACGGCATCTGCGGAGCTCGTAGCGCTCTTGGGAGATGGATCATTCCGAGATACTCACGGCATATTGCAGAAGGTGATTAGCTCATCTAAAGATAAGGAAATATCTCGAGAAGAAGTAGAACTGGTAACAGGCGCTCCACGTACTTCACTTATTAATGATGTGGTAGCAGCTATAGATACAAAAGATGCTTCATCTGGATTGAAAGCTTTGAGATCTGCAGTGGATCAAAATGTAGACATGGCTATTTTCTCAAAGCTTGTGCTCCACAAACTCCGATCTATTTTATTGCTCAAGTACAGTCCAGACATGGACAAAATGATAGAAGATGAATTTTCAGGAGAAGATTTTAGTTGGATGAAAGTCCTCGCTGCAAAGAAAGATACAGGCATTACCTCAAAAGCAGTATTAGAATTTTTGAAAGCTCAGGATCTTGCTCGGTTCTCTCCAATAAGTGAATTGCCATTTGAACTTGCTCTCATTTCACTAAGCACGGCATAA
- a CDS encoding tRNA-dihydrouridine synthase gives MNPGNQGFWAKLKKPMFVLAPMADVTDPAFRRMFAKYGKPDVTWTEFVSADGLIRATEVGKKKLMRDLLYTEAERPIIAQLFSSHPEYMKQAAALVRELGFDGIDINMGCPDRSIEKQGAGAAMIRNPALAREVIRAAQEGAQTHTGGIPVSVKTRIGYNKNELETWLPEILKENPAAVTIHARTRKEMSLVPARWEHVKRAVEIRDELQKDLPEKTLILGNGDVKDLNDARQKCEETGADGAMLGRAIFGNPWRFNKDIDIAHVSIHDRLTAMVEHTKLFMELLGDIKSFAVMKKHYKAYVNNFDGAAELRAKLMETNNEHEVEQIVGDFLTNISK, from the coding sequence ATGAATCCAGGGAATCAAGGCTTTTGGGCAAAACTAAAGAAACCGATGTTTGTATTGGCTCCTATGGCCGATGTAACCGATCCTGCATTTCGCAGAATGTTTGCAAAATATGGCAAGCCTGATGTGACCTGGACAGAGTTTGTATCTGCTGACGGGCTAATTCGAGCCACAGAGGTGGGCAAGAAAAAGCTAATGCGAGACTTATTGTATACCGAAGCAGAACGACCAATCATCGCTCAGCTTTTTTCCTCACACCCAGAATATATGAAGCAAGCAGCAGCGCTTGTGCGAGAGCTAGGTTTTGATGGTATTGATATTAATATGGGTTGCCCTGATAGATCCATAGAAAAGCAGGGAGCAGGAGCAGCAATGATTAGAAATCCAGCACTTGCTCGTGAAGTGATTCGTGCTGCACAAGAGGGAGCTCAAACACATACTGGAGGAATTCCTGTATCAGTAAAAACTAGAATTGGGTACAACAAAAACGAACTAGAAACCTGGTTACCTGAAATTTTAAAAGAGAATCCTGCTGCGGTCACTATCCATGCACGTACTCGAAAAGAAATGTCGTTGGTTCCTGCTCGATGGGAGCATGTGAAGCGTGCCGTAGAAATTCGTGATGAACTACAAAAAGATTTACCCGAGAAAACGCTTATTCTGGGCAACGGTGATGTGAAAGATTTGAATGATGCACGACAGAAGTGTGAAGAGACGGGAGCTGACGGCGCAATGCTTGGACGAGCGATTTTTGGTAATCCATGGAGATTTAATAAAGACATAGATATAGCACACGTTTCGATACATGACAGATTAACTGCAATGGTAGAACATACAAAGTTATTTATGGAACTTTTGGGAGATATAAAAAGTTTTGCGGTGATGAAGAAACACTACAAAGCATATGTAAATAATTTTGATGGAGCAGCAGAATTGCGAGCAAAATTGATGGAAACAAATAATGAGCATGAAGTAGAGCAAATAGTAGGTGATTTTCTTACAAATATTTCAAAATAA
- a CDS encoding 3-deoxy-7-phosphoheptulonate synthase: protein MNITPVITPQALKKELPLAPYITNVVSSGRTALSEILSEKSKRFIVITGPCSIHDSQAAFEYAEKLAALQLEVSDKVLLVMRTYFAKPRSTMGWKGLVYDPGMDDTFDFEAGVRKAREVLIGISAMSVPVAFEVLDPFTTHYFDDLLSYGAIGARTAESQPHRELASALSFPVGIKNSTDGSIQAAVEGVVTATHPHHFWGINVEGVVSKIESEGNPHAHVILRGGKRGPNYAPEFIKETIELLKKNNLPESIIVDCSHGNSQKDYKKQAGVLTDVVEQRVKGSTAIKGIMLESNLKEGKQEVGPNLIYGVSVTDACVSWEETEVLIRGIVGDL from the coding sequence ATGAATATTACACCGGTCATCACACCTCAAGCATTAAAAAAAGAATTGCCGTTAGCGCCATATATTACAAATGTAGTTTCCTCAGGACGAACTGCACTTTCAGAAATCCTTTCAGAAAAGAGTAAACGGTTTATTGTGATTACCGGACCATGTTCTATTCATGATTCTCAAGCTGCATTTGAATACGCAGAAAAATTGGCAGCACTTCAGCTGGAAGTCTCAGACAAAGTATTGCTCGTGATGCGTACCTATTTTGCAAAGCCTCGCAGTACTATGGGATGGAAAGGACTTGTGTATGATCCTGGTATGGATGATACATTTGATTTTGAAGCAGGAGTGCGAAAAGCTCGTGAAGTGTTAATTGGAATTTCTGCAATGAGTGTGCCTGTAGCTTTTGAAGTGCTCGATCCATTTACCACTCATTATTTTGATGATCTTTTAAGCTATGGAGCAATTGGTGCACGAACTGCAGAATCACAGCCTCATCGAGAGCTTGCAAGTGCACTTTCATTTCCCGTAGGAATTAAAAACAGCACTGATGGTTCTATTCAAGCAGCTGTTGAGGGCGTGGTCACTGCCACACACCCACATCACTTTTGGGGAATAAATGTAGAGGGCGTAGTTTCAAAAATAGAGTCAGAAGGTAATCCACATGCACACGTCATCTTGCGTGGAGGAAAGAGAGGACCAAATTATGCGCCTGAGTTTATTAAAGAAACAATAGAACTTTTAAAGAAAAATAATTTGCCAGAATCTATTATTGTAGATTGTTCACACGGCAATTCTCAGAAAGATTATAAAAAGCAGGCAGGCGTGCTTACCGATGTCGTCGAACAACGAGTAAAGGGATCTACTGCAATCAAAGGAATTATGCTTGAAAGTAATTTAAAAGAAGGCAAACAAGAGGTTGGACCTAATCTTATATATGGAGTTTCTGTTACTGATGCATGTGTGAGCTGGGAGGAGACAGAAGTCCTTATTCGTGGTATTGTTGGTGACCTATGA
- a CDS encoding AAA family ATPase: MTFKELTSIAIKEYYPALFLEQVIPHRLQDRVRRIAWIVTGALFIALLSVYSLAGISPEYSGLLNVIYGLFFVALPFWMVIISLQAFYYSFYFKAVPDKNEKRPMPVMPFELANILFYSTQEDITESFLRTVEGQLIMRRAGISSEEVQEFVISRKNIPDGSTFSIPNQDHVGVVDYTQAIYAFDKEFADFLFTKSIQQKDFSAISQWVVEREVEAKKKKRWWSRNILGRIPGIGKNWSYGQTFYLDEYAMELPVIDITNYEIHETYGSKELEELESILIKGKGANAFLVGNDREGQLEIIARLKYMMEEGLAFPELTHKRIIVFDAELLGAAAHSKSEFETKLMELMNEAQYAGNVILVIPDFASFMASGEALGADIVAVLDRYFTSSTIHMIGLVDTERYHSIIERNAALGQRFDKILIEQIDSLNTIRVLENEIIPLEAQFGVFFTFLSLVAIAESAERYFPDAILPDRAVDLLVELAPQIAGRTDGMVTREDVLALVKVKTGIPVGDVTPEEREKLLNLEGILHHRIIGQDIAVDAIANAVRRARSGINNPNRPLASFLFLGPTGVGKTETTKALAEVFFGAEAKIERLDMSEYTSSESLSKLIGSFDSGKAGVLSTMLREHPYGVLLLDEFEKTTPDVMNLFLQILDEGMFSDMSGKKINARNLLIIATSNAGSDLIWEAVKHGDDLNHAKDIIIDSIIKASIMKPELINRFDGVIVFHPLQNEHLEKIARLQLEKLKKRLAERGINLVVTDDLVKYVMSYGVDPKFGARPMNRAIQDKVEQLIAERMIRGGMRPGAAIELYQQDLNR, translated from the coding sequence AAGATCGTGTAAGAAGAATTGCATGGATTGTTACCGGAGCCCTTTTTATTGCTTTATTAAGTGTATACTCACTTGCTGGTATTTCTCCTGAATATTCTGGATTGCTCAATGTAATTTATGGTTTGTTTTTTGTAGCTTTGCCATTTTGGATGGTAATAATTAGTCTCCAAGCTTTTTATTACTCATTTTATTTTAAAGCGGTTCCAGATAAGAACGAAAAGCGGCCAATGCCGGTAATGCCATTTGAGCTCGCAAATATTTTGTTCTATTCAACACAGGAAGATATTACCGAAAGCTTTTTGCGAACCGTTGAAGGCCAGCTCATTATGCGGCGAGCGGGAATTAGCTCTGAAGAAGTTCAAGAGTTTGTAATTTCACGCAAAAATATTCCTGATGGCTCAACATTTTCAATTCCAAATCAGGATCATGTGGGCGTTGTTGATTATACTCAGGCAATTTATGCATTCGATAAAGAGTTTGCAGATTTTCTATTTACAAAAAGCATTCAACAGAAAGATTTTTCTGCTATTTCACAATGGGTAGTTGAGCGAGAAGTCGAAGCTAAGAAAAAGAAGCGATGGTGGAGTCGAAATATTTTAGGAAGAATTCCTGGTATTGGAAAAAATTGGTCATATGGTCAAACATTCTATTTAGATGAGTATGCAATGGAGCTTCCCGTTATAGATATTACAAACTATGAAATTCATGAGACCTACGGATCAAAAGAATTAGAAGAGCTTGAGTCAATTTTGATTAAGGGTAAGGGAGCCAATGCTTTTCTTGTAGGAAACGATCGAGAAGGACAGCTCGAAATTATTGCGAGATTAAAGTACATGATGGAAGAAGGCTTGGCATTTCCAGAGCTAACTCATAAGAGAATTATTGTGTTTGATGCTGAACTTTTGGGAGCAGCAGCACATTCAAAGAGTGAATTTGAAACAAAGCTGATGGAGCTTATGAATGAAGCTCAGTATGCGGGCAATGTCATTTTAGTTATCCCAGATTTTGCTTCATTTATGGCATCAGGAGAAGCCCTTGGCGCAGACATTGTAGCGGTGCTTGATCGTTATTTCACATCTTCAACAATTCATATGATTGGTCTTGTTGATACCGAACGATATCATTCAATCATCGAACGCAATGCAGCACTTGGTCAGCGCTTTGATAAAATCCTTATCGAGCAAATTGATTCACTTAATACTATCCGGGTTTTAGAAAATGAAATTATTCCATTAGAAGCTCAGTTTGGAGTTTTCTTTACGTTTCTATCACTTGTAGCCATTGCAGAATCAGCAGAGCGATATTTCCCAGATGCTATTTTGCCTGATCGAGCTGTAGATCTTTTGGTAGAACTTGCTCCGCAAATTGCTGGACGAACTGATGGCATGGTAACTCGGGAAGATGTGCTCGCATTGGTAAAAGTGAAAACAGGAATTCCAGTAGGAGATGTAACACCCGAAGAACGAGAGAAGTTATTAAATCTTGAAGGAATTTTACATCACAGAATTATTGGTCAGGATATTGCTGTTGATGCAATCGCAAATGCAGTTCGCAGAGCTCGATCAGGAATTAATAATCCCAATCGACCACTTGCATCATTCTTATTCTTGGGACCAACGGGAGTAGGAAAAACAGAAACCACCAAGGCCCTCGCAGAAGTGTTCTTCGGAGCTGAAGCAAAAATTGAGCGACTAGATATGTCTGAATACACATCTAGTGAATCGCTTTCAAAGCTTATTGGCTCATTTGATTCTGGAAAAGCAGGAGTACTTTCAACTATGTTACGAGAACACCCTTATGGCGTGCTCTTGCTTGATGAGTTTGAAAAGACAACTCCCGATGTGATGAACTTGTTCTTGCAAATTCTCGATGAAGGTATGTTTTCTGACATGTCTGGTAAAAAGATTAACGCTCGAAATTTGCTTATTATTGCAACTTCAAATGCAGGCAGTGACCTTATTTGGGAAGCCGTAAAACATGGAGATGATTTGAATCATGCAAAAGATATCATTATCGATTCTATTATTAAAGCAAGTATTATGAAGCCTGAGCTTATCAACCGTTTCGATGGTGTCATAGTATTTCATCCTCTTCAGAATGAACACTTAGAAAAGATTGCTCGACTGCAATTAGAAAAATTAAAAAAGCGATTGGCTGAGCGAGGAATCAATTTGGTTGTTACAGATGACTTAGTAAAATATGTCATGAGCTATGGAGTAGATCCAAAATTTGGTGCTCGTCCCATGAATCGTGCAATTCAAGATAAAGTTGAGCAGCTCATTGCGGAGAGAATGATTCGCGGGGGAATGAGACCTGGGGCCGCAATTGAACTTTATCAACAGGACCTCAATAGATGA
- a CDS encoding sigma-70 family RNA polymerase sigma factor: MEFLYTNKKINSLAAAFKDGDQRAAEKLFNYFYPAIFRYIRSRLTDKEATADVAQDVFLKLAKSIVLYDAAKGNFSTWFWQIARNTFTDHLRSLQRDHSQSETQLDIALDSMEASLDNTESVRERMTEVKEIIQEFSEEDQELFRLRYIAELSFEEIAELTDRTENALRVSLHRIREKIKKEYDKKD, translated from the coding sequence ATGGAATTCCTATATACCAACAAAAAGATCAACAGCCTTGCTGCAGCCTTCAAAGATGGTGACCAACGAGCTGCTGAGAAGCTTTTCAACTATTTCTACCCCGCTATCTTTAGATACATCCGCTCCCGCCTTACCGACAAGGAAGCAACAGCAGATGTAGCTCAAGATGTCTTTCTGAAACTGGCAAAATCGATTGTTCTCTATGACGCAGCTAAAGGAAATTTTAGTACATGGTTTTGGCAAATTGCCCGCAACACCTTTACCGATCATTTGAGATCATTGCAGCGAGATCATTCACAGAGTGAGACTCAGCTTGATATTGCTCTCGATAGTATGGAAGCAAGTTTGGACAATACCGAAAGTGTGAGAGAACGAATGACCGAAGTAAAAGAAATCATTCAAGAGTTTTCGGAAGAAGATCAAGAACTATTTAGACTTCGGTATATCGCCGAATTATCGTTTGAAGAAATTGCTGAGCTCACTGATAGGACCGAGAATGCACTGAGAGTTTCACTCCATCGAATCCGCGAAAAAATCAAAAAAGAATATGATAAAAAAGATTAA
- a CDS encoding DUF5666 domain-containing protein, translating to MKNSAKIGSVLALTVVLLTGSSAYAHTGTTTPKTGTAKFFSKLHINGLGKTNIVGSVTAVSATGFTVASQGGSWTIKTDSNTHFTVKNGANQVKVGDTVMVYGTVSTTETMTIVASKIENKTLKTTMKLEKKAAHENKKEIKQSLKELKKHMLSLFSFGTVQSVGTNSLTLKSQNGATYDIKTSSTTETYKKDWTATSTSAIKANHQIHVYGTKTGTTTIDASIIHDLSL from the coding sequence ATGAAAAATTCAGCTAAAATTGGTTCAGTACTCGCGCTTACCGTTGTTCTTCTTACAGGAAGTTCAGCATATGCACACACAGGAACTACAACTCCAAAAACAGGGACTGCGAAGTTCTTCTCAAAGTTACATATCAACGGTCTTGGTAAAACAAACATCGTTGGATCGGTAACTGCCGTATCTGCAACTGGATTTACTGTAGCTTCACAAGGAGGCTCATGGACTATTAAGACTGATTCTAATACTCACTTCACTGTAAAGAATGGAGCAAACCAAGTGAAAGTTGGTGATACCGTGATGGTATATGGAACTGTTTCAACAACAGAGACTATGACTATCGTTGCTTCAAAAATTGAAAACAAGACACTCAAGACAACGATGAAACTCGAAAAGAAAGCTGCCCACGAAAACAAAAAAGAAATTAAGCAGAGTCTTAAAGAATTGAAAAAGCATATGTTATCACTATTTAGCTTCGGTACGGTGCAAAGTGTCGGAACTAATTCCCTCACCCTCAAGTCTCAGAATGGTGCAACATATGATATAAAAACTTCATCAACAACAGAGACATATAAAAAAGATTGGACTGCAACTTCAACCTCAGCAATCAAAGCAAATCATCAGATTCACGTGTACGGAACAAAGACAGGAACGACAACAATCGATGCGTCTATCATTCACGACTTATCTCTCTAA